CTGACATGGATTTAAACACCGTACGCTCAAGACCTATGAAGAAGTTTTAAGCCCACAGGACTCTCTTTCCAGTGCAGATGGTCCTGGGCACTAGCCACTGCAAACCCCCAAGCACCCACTGCTCTTTGATATGCCATCTATTAGCTTCAGTGCATGGCATGGCCTGAAATTGTTATTTTCCTGTGGAAAATGAGGATGAAAATTACTCATTCAGACCTTCCAGatccatctgctgctgctggacgCAGACTCTTTGGTCACCAAGGAGACTCTTCTCCTCTGCTGATTTCAGGTCGTCGGGTGGCCAGCGCAGCTCCCCGCTTTCCACCTCGCCCGACTCGGTGGGCTCCACCACGATCGATGGCAGTCTTTTGGTCAGCTTGGGGTACTTCTCGCGTGAGTCTGGGAAGGCCTGGTGAGACATTTGGTGACATGTCTGTCAaagcactgcccaggggcacgtATTCAGAGGGAGAgggcgagcagcagcagcatttctacATCTGTCCATCGCAACTTCCAACAAACTTGAGCAGGGCAAGCAGTCCTGCATAGTGGGGGTTTCAAAACCTGCTAAATTCAGCTCCTCATCAGCTAAGGGGGGATGCAGAAGTGTAGTCCCCACTAACAGGTCTCAGCACACTCTCATCTGTGTGTGCCATC
This window of the Dromaius novaehollandiae isolate bDroNov1 chromosome 5, bDroNov1.hap1, whole genome shotgun sequence genome carries:
- the LBHD2 gene encoding LBH domain-containing protein 2 translates to MTEVMNTREPVMEEFTLSQSPEEEGGPSAQAFPDSREKYPKLTKRLPSIVVEPTESGEVESGELRWPPDDLKSAEEKSLLGDQRVCVQQQQMDLEDTLAHPAEEVEDDTDTLESRTEKDE